One region of Deinococcus detaillensis genomic DNA includes:
- a CDS encoding M42 family metallopeptidase, translated as MKLDLDQLLTLSNLNGVPGREDAVREYVQQQLGGLVDDLRVDALGNLIAFRAGRDAPSGKAKERVMLSAHMDEIGFLVRYIDERGFLRVQALGGFDPRNLFARNVTVQTRGEALPGVLTPGGRPIHISNPEDRSKVPELRAFFVDLGLDAEAVRQQVRVGDMVTLDQQARRMGQLVVGKAMDDRASVFMQLEVLRQLTGPPRHDLYAVFSTQEEVGLRGAVTAAYSVQPSIGIGLDVTLAVDTPGVEADEAVTRMGEGIGIKVYDSSMISTRWLVDEFVDLAEQEGVAYQLEVLSQGGTDGAAIQGSRSGVPTLTLSLPTRYIHSVTEAVHVSDLEAGVALLLAYLK; from the coding sequence GTGAAACTCGATCTGGATCAACTGCTGACACTCTCCAACCTCAATGGCGTGCCCGGACGCGAGGACGCCGTGCGGGAGTATGTCCAACAGCAACTCGGCGGCCTGGTAGATGATTTGCGCGTCGACGCTTTGGGCAATCTGATTGCCTTCCGCGCGGGCCGGGACGCGCCCAGTGGCAAAGCCAAAGAGCGGGTGATGCTCAGTGCCCACATGGACGAGATCGGCTTTCTGGTGCGTTACATCGACGAGCGGGGCTTTTTACGGGTGCAGGCGCTGGGCGGCTTCGATCCGCGCAACCTGTTTGCCCGCAATGTGACGGTGCAGACGCGCGGCGAGGCGTTGCCCGGCGTTCTGACCCCGGGAGGCCGCCCTATCCATATCTCCAACCCCGAAGACCGCAGCAAGGTGCCGGAACTGCGGGCCTTTTTTGTGGATCTGGGTCTGGACGCGGAGGCGGTGCGCCAGCAGGTGCGGGTCGGGGATATGGTCACGCTCGACCAGCAGGCGCGGCGGATGGGTCAATTGGTGGTGGGCAAGGCGATGGACGACCGCGCCAGCGTTTTCATGCAGCTCGAAGTGCTGCGCCAGTTGACCGGCCCGCCACGTCACGACCTCTACGCGGTGTTCAGCACCCAAGAAGAAGTCGGGCTGCGCGGCGCAGTCACCGCCGCTTACAGCGTGCAGCCGAGCATAGGCATCGGGCTGGACGTGACGCTGGCCGTCGATACGCCAGGCGTTGAGGCGGACGAGGCGGTGACCCGGATGGGAGAAGGCATCGGCATCAAGGTCTACGACAGCAGCATGATCAGCACCCGCTGGCTGGTTGACGAGTTCGTAGACTTGGCTGAGCAAGAAGGCGTCGCGTACCAGTTGGAGGTGCTCTCGCAGGGCGGCACCGACGGCGCGGCCATTCAGGGCAGCCGCTCAGGAGTGCCTACGCTGACGCTGAGCCTACCGACCCGTTACATCCACAGCGTCACCGAAGCGGTGCATGTCAGCGATCTGGAAGCGGGCGTCGCCTTGCTGCTGGCTTACCTGAAGTAA
- a CDS encoding GGDEF domain-containing protein, with protein MLPTDSTRTLAARSAATSSTSDGLAPDRLRRRVYLGATALGIGVLIGSWIINIQAPRPDLYISIGHPLLLLQCLWVMVWLLQGRALNVAERVVLIVNSLSILVQMLLALVAQDSQLIGLTSAAYWMLVAVSILTFLLFNNRQALLICGGMYTLAVALPWSILLLRGAQLETYGDLGRVQLTCGAVLVLLSLLAWYKERFAAEQGQRYLLERLAYTDPLTQLPNRHALYLEIDRLLTESGEGHHGCLILLDIDHFKRVNDTFGHTIGDQVLTEIASRLRREVGAQGCVGRWGGEEFLITLPRVSQDEGCVLAERLRNAIALPLLTEAGVVTASFGITPCFAGDDLQRLTARADRALYAAKESGRNRVVVVAADLEDQASPALTEFSLS; from the coding sequence ATGCTGCCGACTGACTCCACCCGTACCCTCGCTGCCCGGAGCGCAGCCACTTCGTCTACTTCTGACGGGTTGGCTCCGGACCGTTTGCGTCGGCGCGTTTATTTGGGAGCGACAGCGCTGGGCATCGGCGTTTTGATAGGAAGCTGGATCATCAACATCCAGGCACCGCGTCCGGATCTCTACATTTCAATCGGGCATCCTCTTTTGCTGTTGCAATGTCTGTGGGTCATGGTCTGGCTGCTTCAGGGCCGCGCTCTGAACGTCGCTGAACGGGTGGTCTTGATCGTCAATTCCCTGTCCATCCTCGTGCAAATGCTGCTGGCTCTCGTCGCCCAAGACAGCCAGTTGATCGGCCTCACCAGCGCGGCGTACTGGATGCTGGTGGCCGTTTCAATTTTGACTTTTCTGCTGTTCAACAACCGCCAAGCGCTCCTGATCTGCGGCGGAATGTATACATTGGCGGTCGCCTTGCCGTGGAGCATTCTGCTGCTTCGGGGCGCTCAGCTTGAAACTTACGGCGACCTGGGCAGGGTTCAGTTGACTTGCGGCGCTGTTCTGGTGTTGTTGTCGCTGCTGGCGTGGTACAAAGAGCGCTTTGCGGCCGAACAAGGGCAGCGCTATTTACTCGAACGGTTGGCCTACACCGATCCGTTGACGCAGCTTCCCAACCGTCACGCGCTCTACCTTGAGATTGACCGTTTACTCACTGAAAGCGGTGAGGGCCATCACGGCTGTTTGATTTTGCTCGATATCGATCACTTTAAGCGTGTCAACGACACCTTCGGTCACACCATCGGCGATCAGGTACTCACTGAAATTGCTTCTCGTCTGCGGCGCGAGGTGGGGGCGCAGGGTTGCGTGGGGCGCTGGGGTGGTGAAGAGTTTCTGATCACTCTGCCTAGAGTTTCGCAGGACGAGGGCTGCGTATTGGCAGAGCGGTTACGCAACGCTATAGCGTTACCACTGCTTACGGAGGCCGGTGTGGTGACGGCCAGTTTTGGGATCACGCCTTGCTTTGCCGGAGACGATTTGCAACGTCTGACCGCCCGCGCCGACCGCGCCCTTTATGCTGCCAAAGAGTCAGGACGTAACCGGGTGGTCGTCGTGGCCGCTGATCTGGAAGATCAAGCCTCACCAGCGCTGACCGAATTCTCCTTATCGTGA
- a CDS encoding M14 family metallopeptidase, with the protein MTPTRLPTKHQPPRQDTTRLGPARTIWEAQFQWEGKRLLGRLDDLPITGGPLIVHAYVSESPEVRAGLKNTILQKFRERGQSAAVHVRSAYKTGYFWAAEEIQPLWRRHQADRLSVTYPVIAPATQGRFLQELYPLAALLEREGVRAELKAGGSATQYEAVLYRGETVLWHGACAVPLHHRTSPDGREVFGPTGWLTVKSQAETLHDERLPTDGELFWDWYGEVVLPHVLNLAGERPGLPIFKNLSVNLHLSEPDFALDVLDERVSMTEALTEEIYFGTLDALKQRAGTPVSDRSLIPGRIAPVATSTPGQNGWVRVTLTPWGESSFPPEFTAETAPALPKLAAIDVGALSTDRPWKPAHIWAYARQQAEQFGLEWAIPAYSVDGRPVPTVLRRSTADQPEFLARGVLLTSGQHANETTGPVAAAQLIGTLAANPLPFAVLPLENPDGAHLHRALTQLNPEHMHHAARYTSLGDDLEFRLRNGDPRWEARARAWAAGEIGASLHLNLHGYPAHEWVRPYSGYAPFGFESWALPAGFLTIIRYHSGHQKSAHRLADAIATRLTTLDDVVAHTTRACRTGAAHSGPPHYELIRGLPFLLAEYPEALCPLTVITEAPDETIYGQRFAMFVRAHQAVCEAAIEYHRLCCLTQAPPPA; encoded by the coding sequence ATGACCCCTACTCGCTTACCCACCAAGCACCAACCGCCCCGTCAGGACACCACCCGGCTCGGCCCAGCCCGCACCATCTGGGAAGCGCAGTTTCAGTGGGAAGGGAAGCGCCTCCTCGGGCGGCTTGACGATCTGCCGATCACTGGCGGCCCGCTGATTGTCCACGCCTATGTGTCCGAATCGCCGGAAGTCCGTGCTGGGCTAAAAAACACCATTCTTCAAAAGTTCCGAGAACGTGGGCAGAGCGCGGCGGTTCATGTCCGGAGCGCTTACAAAACCGGCTACTTCTGGGCGGCCGAGGAGATTCAGCCGCTCTGGAGGCGTCACCAAGCTGACCGACTCAGCGTGACTTATCCGGTCATTGCGCCAGCGACTCAGGGACGTTTCTTACAAGAACTCTACCCGCTGGCTGCCCTGCTGGAGCGCGAGGGCGTGCGGGCAGAGCTTAAAGCTGGCGGCTCGGCAACGCAGTATGAAGCGGTTCTTTACCGGGGGGAAACCGTACTCTGGCACGGAGCCTGCGCTGTGCCCCTCCACCACCGCACTTCACCCGACGGACGTGAGGTCTTTGGCCCGACCGGTTGGTTGACCGTAAAAAGCCAAGCAGAGACTTTACACGATGAGCGCCTGCCCACCGATGGGGAACTGTTCTGGGATTGGTACGGCGAGGTGGTACTGCCTCATGTCCTGAACTTGGCCGGTGAGCGGCCCGGTTTGCCGATCTTCAAGAATCTATCGGTCAACCTGCACCTCTCCGAGCCAGACTTTGCACTGGACGTACTGGATGAACGCGTCAGCATGACCGAAGCGCTGACCGAGGAGATTTACTTCGGGACGCTGGACGCCCTCAAGCAGCGGGCCGGCACTCCGGTCAGCGACCGCTCGCTGATACCGGGCCGGATCGCGCCCGTGGCAACCAGCACGCCCGGTCAAAATGGCTGGGTGCGCGTGACGCTGACGCCTTGGGGCGAGTCTTCATTTCCTCCAGAGTTCACCGCCGAGACTGCGCCCGCCCTGCCCAAACTTGCTGCAATAGACGTTGGCGCTCTCTCCACAGACCGGCCCTGGAAACCGGCACATATTTGGGCTTACGCGCGTCAGCAGGCCGAGCAGTTTGGCCTGGAGTGGGCCATCCCAGCCTACAGCGTAGATGGGCGGCCTGTGCCAACCGTTTTGCGGCGCAGCACAGCAGATCAGCCGGAATTTCTGGCACGCGGGGTGCTGCTTACCAGCGGCCAGCACGCCAACGAGACCACCGGCCCGGTTGCCGCCGCGCAGCTCATCGGCACGCTGGCGGCCAACCCGCTGCCCTTTGCCGTGCTGCCCTTGGAAAATCCAGACGGTGCCCACCTGCACCGGGCGCTGACCCAGCTTAACCCTGAGCATATGCACCACGCCGCCCGCTACACCTCGCTGGGCGACGATCTGGAATTCAGACTCAGAAACGGCGATCCCCGCTGGGAAGCCCGTGCACGGGCCTGGGCCGCTGGAGAGATCGGCGCGTCGCTCCACCTCAACCTGCACGGCTACCCCGCGCACGAGTGGGTGCGACCTTACAGCGGTTACGCTCCTTTTGGATTCGAGTCTTGGGCGCTGCCCGCCGGTTTCCTGACCATCATCCGGTATCACTCGGGGCATCAGAAGAGCGCCCACCGATTAGCCGACGCTATCGCTACGCGCCTGACGACCCTGGATGACGTGGTGGCACACACCACCCGCGCCTGCCGGACAGGAGCCGCGCACAGCGGCCCACCACATTACGAACTGATTCGGGGGTTGCCGTTTTTACTGGCCGAGTATCCTGAGGCGCTCTGCCCTCTCACTGTGATTACAGAAGCGCCCGACGAGACCATCTACGGCCAGCGCTTTGCCATGTTCGTCCGCGCTCACCAAGCAGTGTGTGAGGCGGCGATTGAGTACCACCGGTTGTGTTGCCTTACTCAGGCTCCCCCACCAGCCTGA
- a CDS encoding sensor histidine kinase → MTAPRPDQENQLEMSQLQNIVDVSTDCIKVLDLDAHLLSMNTGGMATMEIGDFSLCQHQRWPSFWEGEARLQVERALEAARAGEASVFEGPAQTFAGTPKWWEVRISPIRDQGGTITKLLAISRDITDRKTAEFRLQESEARLRAQAEMLSLQASQNEQALFAFVRFTTKVASSTDSELLATAASDVIREVIGGAMSGFYLIQGDTAHPLMFSSNTPPEVQALRRPGLSVQYPLIQQALEQRRAAFAEHDQARQQSVGYASALSVTPYFRQGQPYALFATGIDRSSWSARERAIIESVGNGLGLALERAGQARQLTAQRDMLQAANEELEAFAYSVSHDLRTPVRHIVSFGALLRRSLPEQLDAKTQRYFNVVETAAVTLNQLIDGMLDLSRTSRQPLEAGQVDLSRLLSAARQEIGAAEPSRQITWQVAKLPVVTGDAALLRRVMSALLSNAVKYTRPREAAVIEVWAEDREQTWAVFVRDNGVGFDPRYKDKLFTVFQRLHRQEDFEGAGVSLANARRIMARHGGVMTADGQVGKGATFGFILPKAASDWAEPAH, encoded by the coding sequence GAATCAGTTGGAGATGAGTCAGCTTCAAAACATCGTCGACGTCAGCACCGACTGCATTAAAGTGCTTGATCTCGACGCCCATCTGCTATCGATGAATACTGGCGGGATGGCCACCATGGAGATCGGCGACTTCAGTCTTTGCCAGCACCAACGCTGGCCGAGCTTCTGGGAAGGAGAAGCCCGCCTTCAGGTCGAACGCGCCCTCGAAGCGGCCAGAGCGGGAGAAGCCTCAGTCTTCGAGGGGCCGGCCCAGACGTTTGCGGGGACGCCCAAGTGGTGGGAAGTCCGGATCTCACCGATTCGGGATCAAGGCGGCACCATCACCAAGTTGCTGGCGATCTCGCGCGACATTACCGACCGCAAGACAGCCGAATTCCGGCTCCAGGAAAGTGAAGCGCGTCTGCGGGCTCAGGCCGAGATGCTCAGTCTTCAGGCCAGCCAAAACGAACAGGCCCTGTTTGCCTTCGTGCGCTTCACGACGAAGGTGGCGAGCAGCACGGATTCTGAGCTGCTCGCCACCGCCGCGTCAGACGTGATAAGAGAGGTGATCGGCGGTGCCATGAGCGGGTTTTACTTGATCCAGGGAGATACCGCCCATCCGCTGATGTTCTCGAGCAACACCCCGCCGGAAGTTCAGGCGCTCCGGCGGCCCGGGTTATCCGTCCAGTATCCCCTGATTCAGCAAGCGCTGGAACAACGCCGGGCCGCTTTTGCCGAGCACGACCAAGCCCGTCAGCAGTCGGTGGGCTACGCCAGTGCTCTGAGCGTCACCCCGTACTTCCGGCAGGGCCAGCCGTATGCCCTGTTCGCCACCGGGATTGACCGCTCCAGCTGGTCAGCGCGGGAACGGGCCATCATCGAGTCTGTCGGCAACGGCCTGGGCCTGGCGCTGGAACGCGCTGGGCAGGCCCGGCAACTGACCGCCCAGCGTGACATGCTTCAGGCGGCCAATGAAGAACTCGAAGCCTTTGCCTATTCGGTCTCGCACGACCTGCGTACCCCGGTGCGCCACATCGTCAGCTTCGGGGCGCTGCTGCGCCGTTCCCTGCCCGAGCAGCTGGACGCCAAGACCCAGCGGTATTTCAACGTGGTGGAAACGGCCGCCGTTACCCTCAATCAGTTGATCGACGGCATGCTCGACCTCTCGCGCACCTCACGTCAGCCGCTCGAGGCCGGGCAGGTTGATCTGAGCCGCCTGCTCAGCGCGGCGCGTCAGGAGATCGGGGCCGCCGAACCCTCACGCCAGATCACTTGGCAGGTCGCCAAGTTACCGGTGGTCACGGGCGACGCCGCCTTGCTGCGCCGGGTGATGAGCGCCCTGCTAAGCAACGCCGTGAAGTACACCCGGCCACGTGAGGCAGCGGTGATCGAAGTGTGGGCCGAGGACCGTGAGCAGACCTGGGCCGTGTTCGTGCGCGACAACGGCGTGGGTTTTGATCCGCGCTACAAAGACAAGCTGTTTACCGTTTTCCAGCGCCTGCACCGTCAAGAAGACTTCGAGGGTGCAGGGGTGAGTCTCGCCAATGCCCGGCGGATCATGGCCCGGCACGGGGGAGTGATGACCGCCGATGGTCAGGTCGGGAAGGGTGCGACCTTCGGCTTCATCCTGCCAAAAGCGGCCAGCGATTGGGCTGAGCCGGCCCATTGA
- a CDS encoding ATP-binding protein yields MNDTETPFNAAADQAAQLITHLQGVTQALAAVRQQGEVFGIILNDALEALQGIAGTVLLVQGNRLYVAARRGHDDASVWQDSVLSDSRPGPDVLRSNTPLFFSGSGDLVSAYPQLEVHSGGVAAVASAVLPMVEDGQPLGVIVLDFREPHDFTTDEERFLLTLAGQCALALDRVRLSGNLERQVQDRTAELEAFVRFTELADGETDVLALAGHAEEVLSLLFPGCTNGYYALEDGAWKLKVYSRDLEADPDLLASLKAGLPLDTPVFAQSARTGGPVFVEGWNPEKEQIAQTEAYQSVGTYPLSVGGSIQAVFVLGRRDTPHWTAHQQAVFHSVGRSLKLALERTEQTRQLKMQRDMLQASNEELEAFTYSVSHDLRTPVRHIIAFGGLLRRSLPGPLSEKAERYFGVVEAAAVHLNQLIDGILEISRTSRQPLRVGKVDLGRLVEMVHKELSAAAPDREISWKVAELPTVTGDADLLRRVVMALLSNAVKYTRTREQAVIEIWAEEQPQSWTVLVRDNGIGFGPQYQGKLFTMFQRLHPQEEYEGAGVDLANARRIVTRHGGTVMAQGRPGVGATFGFTLPKAAVQREKAAL; encoded by the coding sequence ATGAACGATACAGAGACCCCCTTTAATGCTGCTGCGGATCAAGCGGCGCAGCTGATCACCCACCTTCAGGGTGTGACGCAGGCGCTGGCCGCCGTCCGCCAGCAGGGTGAGGTCTTTGGCATCATCTTGAACGACGCGCTGGAAGCCCTCCAGGGCATCGCCGGGACCGTCTTGCTGGTGCAGGGCAACCGGCTGTACGTCGCGGCCCGGCGGGGTCACGATGACGCCAGCGTCTGGCAGGACAGCGTTCTGAGTGACTCGCGCCCTGGCCCGGATGTCCTGCGTTCCAACACCCCGCTCTTCTTCAGCGGCAGCGGCGATCTGGTCAGCGCCTATCCCCAGCTCGAAGTGCACAGCGGCGGCGTGGCGGCGGTGGCCAGCGCGGTGTTGCCGATGGTCGAAGATGGCCAGCCGCTGGGCGTGATCGTGCTGGACTTCCGCGAGCCGCACGACTTCACCACCGATGAGGAGCGCTTCCTCCTGACGCTGGCCGGGCAGTGCGCTCTGGCGCTCGACCGGGTGCGGCTTTCAGGCAACTTAGAGCGCCAAGTGCAAGACCGCACCGCCGAACTCGAAGCCTTTGTGCGCTTCACTGAACTGGCCGACGGCGAGACGGACGTGCTGGCCCTGGCCGGGCACGCCGAAGAGGTGCTGAGCCTTCTTTTCCCCGGCTGCACCAACGGCTACTACGCTCTAGAAGATGGGGCCTGGAAACTCAAGGTCTACAGCCGCGATCTGGAAGCTGACCCAGACCTGCTGGCCTCGCTCAAGGCTGGGCTGCCGCTGGATACGCCGGTATTCGCTCAGTCGGCGCGAACTGGCGGCCCAGTGTTTGTTGAAGGCTGGAACCCTGAGAAAGAGCAGATTGCCCAGACCGAGGCGTACCAGAGTGTCGGCACCTATCCGTTGTCGGTCGGCGGCAGCATCCAAGCGGTCTTCGTGCTGGGCCGCAGAGACACCCCACACTGGACGGCCCACCAGCAAGCGGTGTTTCATTCGGTGGGCCGCAGTCTCAAGCTGGCCCTCGAGCGTACCGAGCAGACCCGGCAGCTGAAGATGCAGCGCGACATGCTTCAGGCGTCCAACGAGGAACTCGAAGCCTTTACCTACTCGGTCTCGCACGATCTGCGCACTCCGGTGCGGCACATCATCGCCTTTGGCGGCCTGCTGCGCCGCTCACTGCCGGGGCCGCTGAGCGAGAAGGCCGAGCGCTACTTTGGCGTCGTCGAAGCTGCTGCCGTCCATCTTAACCAGCTGATTGACGGCATTTTGGAGATCTCGCGCACTTCCCGGCAACCTCTCAGGGTGGGGAAGGTCGATCTGGGCCGGTTGGTGGAGATGGTCCACAAAGAGCTGAGCGCGGCTGCCCCTGACCGTGAGATCAGCTGGAAAGTCGCCGAGCTGCCGACGGTGACGGGCGACGCTGATCTGCTGCGGCGGGTGGTGATGGCCCTGCTGAGCAACGCGGTGAAGTACACCCGTACCCGTGAGCAAGCCGTCATCGAGATCTGGGCTGAGGAGCAGCCGCAGAGTTGGACGGTGCTGGTGCGCGACAACGGGATAGGCTTCGGGCCGCAGTATCAGGGCAAACTGTTCACGATGTTCCAGCGCCTGCACCCTCAGGAGGAGTATGAGGGAGCGGGGGTAGATCTGGCCAATGCCCGGCGGATCGTGACCCGGCACGGCGGTACGGTGATGGCACAGGGCCGTCCTGGCGTAGGGGCCACCTTCGGCTTCACCTTGCCCAAAGCCGCCGTCCAGCGTGAGAAGGCTGCTCTCTAG